The Toxoplasma gondii ME49 chromosome XI, whole genome shotgun sequence region ATATGTGGAGGTGTATCTGAAGCCATCACTGGTGATGCGTCAGGCGACGGCTAGAACAAAACAAGTAATCGTGTCCACCGCTTTGAAGGTGGGCAATTCTGAGTAACGGGCAAGTTGATGTTACTTGACCAAGGTAAAACGGCGCCCGCACAACGGCAGAAAACACGGTGCAATCGACATGTAGAGCAAGGTTTTGTGGGAACAGGAAACGACCGAAAGAGGTCGCTACAAGTTTAATGGTAGCAGGGCTAGTACAGTGTAGTGATGGCATCCTTCTTCACTGGTGTGCAAAACGAAGTACCTCTGCAGGTCAAAAACGGATTAACGGTTGTACGACAGTGGTGAACAGAATCCACCTGCCAACATCTTTGGGCAGCACTACGTATCGTAACTTCAACGTCGGAAGCAACACGTCCAAACCAGATTCACGACCGAACAAGAGTGCTAATCGTAGGTAGACACTTAGATACCAGTGGATTGTGAGAAACTTGTGTTAGAAGTCGGGAATTGAACTTTCGTGGCTTGGGTCTCCGAGGCAACGGTCAACGTCTCATCCGAGCCCTGAAGGGAAACGGATGATTGCAGCGTAGAACGAACTTGTTTTCAATCCCCATTGAGCCGTTTATGCACTTGTTTACAAGCGATAACGTCATTTCTTACTGTGTGCTAGCCGTGACCTGACTGCGGCCGGCCCCGGCTGGCGTGCCACACCCGCAGCGGCTTGCGGTGTGctcaccttttctctttAAAAAACAACGCTCACTTTCGGATAAATTGAAACTTCCTCGAAATGAGAAGTAACCGGGTattcttctccttccacgGGTTCCCGACTCTGCAGGTGTGCAACAGCAAACAGCATTTGGCGGAAGCTCTTGTAGATAACGACTCCTACATCCGTCATATTTGTACCATTCATTCACAACAGCATACGAACCAACCACCAGTTGTGACCGTCTCAACTCGTGATAGTAATTCCATCAGATCTCATCTCCACAATCTTTAGAGATCAGTAAAGTGTGAATGCCAACACCGGCAGGAGACACGGGGGCTCTCGACGATGGTCCGCTCACTACGGCGGCGCAACCATCGGGCATTCCGTTGTTTGTAGGTTTGGCGCGTGTGGGGCTTTGAAAAAGACATCTGCCGAAATGGTGCGATAAACACAGTGACATCGGTGAGAGCAGATGAGAAGATGAAAGCAGCAAGACAGTGCAAATCTGCAGGCGATGCATCATCTTCAGTAGCAGCGCACATTGTACTTGATAGTTGCTCGAAGATCCAGGACACAGACACGGCCTTAAGTAAAGCCGCGCTGCAGCGACGAAAAGTTGAAGTTACCAAGAGACGTCAAGAAAATCTGAAAGAGATGGGCGTCTCTCGACGTCCCACAGGAAGTGCAGCAGGTAGTACTGCGGTCTCGACATCATTGTCTATCGGTCTGTGTCCGTAGGTAACACAGAAAGCGGGCGGGCCACCCGCCATCGTCTGCAGCATTTTTGTATCCCAACAGTCCACCATAGGTTTAGTGGCTTACTCCAAGGAATGGTGCTATCGATAGATGACGGAACACAGATACAGACGTAATTTtcagaacagagaaagataCAGGCGAAAAGTGTAGGCCGAGCAGGATTCGAACCCACGACCACCCGGTCCGTAGCCGGGCATTCTATCCAACTGAACTATCGGCCCGCTAACTACGCGGGAAACCGACCCTCAGAAGCCGTAGCGTAGTCATCAGACGCTCAGACACTTGAGCTTCATCAGTTAACTCGGTATGTATTTCCATTGAAGCccacatatctgtatatgaCTAATTGTAGGTCACGACTGGCTCATTCGCTTGTGTCAAATAAAAAGTAGAACCCATGGTCGCGTGCCGATCACCTTCCTATTCGATTTAGTGCAAAACTCATCCATGAAACGGGACTTTAATAAGGGTGGGAAGCCGATTCAATCTCACTCATGCTCAGGCGACAATCATTATGCTGCTTCAGTACGTGCACCTCGCCGGCAAAACGCTTAACGGTCCTCCAGTGTTTATCGACCCACAGGTGTGCTGCGAAGTGAAGACGTCTGCTTTGAGGCAGCAAGAGCATTCGTGGCACACCTGATGTCTCGTAAGTCGGTGTCTTGTCTCATGTTGCTGCTGGCAGCAACTTCGAGAGTTACCTTTGGGATGGTAAGCTGTATGCTGTTCCTCAGTATGTGGTTGAGCGTCTACACCTTGTCTACCAAATGTGCTTCACGAACTATCAACTCACTTACCACTGCGCAGACCTACATTATTTTGGCTGCACACCACATTGTCCATAGTTCCGCGTCCCACGCTCtacgtctctctttcgtaGTGACCCACCCTCCCACCGGAAGCGCTTCTAAGAATGCAACCCACTGTATCCTCCGTACGACTGGCTACGAGGGGTTTGCATTTGCAATTGACTCAGGGAATTCAACAACCGGTCGTAGCCGTTTATCCACTGCCGCATATTGGGTGACACTGCGGACAAGCATCCATGGCACAGGTAGAAGAACGGCAGAGCTTGGGGCAGTGAACAGCATTCATGTGCTCCCTTCAAAGCACGCGGTAAACTTTTACCTCGTGAAACAGCCTCCCTCACGGGTTCTTCGCCAAATTCCTAGAAAGAACAGCTTTTAGTAGTACTAGGTTGTTGGGTTACTtaaaacagagaggaaaaacactGTTCTGTGTATAGGATAATTCCTCACGGTTATAGTGAGGTCTTTCAACCTGACGGTCTTCTCGGTCGTAGTACTGAGATATAACGCTTGTTTCTGCCTGCCCTCGGAGGtgctgcctcttcctttcaAACACTGTATATCCTCTGCTCTTGTTCGGGTCGGCGGGTCCTGAAGTTTGCTGCTGCGAATTTTGAAACGAGCAGTCACTTCTGGCTTGCTGCCAGTATGCGCCAAGCGAACTGTCGGCAAAAGTCACCGAAGGAAGCTTGCTGTTTGGGTGTTTTGATCGAGGATCTGCTGGAACTGGTGTCGGATGCGGCCAAGCTGAACCTCCGCTGTTAGCTGCGACCCGACGATGTGGGAGCGGTCTGTCAGTGGACTGGTGCGTGAAGGCTTGAGTCTGGTCTGATGTAGCATCCCATCGCAGGTATGgactttttctttcttctgcttctgggCCACGTGGCTTGTGTGGTCGGAGTATAGCTGTTCGGCAGTGTTGCACACTTGGTTCTGCCACATTCAGCTGTTTCAGATTAGTGTTGGACGTTACCGGAAGCTCATAAGGAGTGCAAGGACAGGGCGACATGCCAACATTCAGTTCTATACACCATCTCTTCCGTTTGCTCCGGCGCTGGTGGTCAAAACGCTCCATGTCTTCAATATTCGTGTATGTTGGCTCTTTCTCATACGCTCGCCCTCCTTGCACGTTTCCCTTCGCAATCCGATTGAGCTCCACCTCTTCGAAATACCCTGTGGGATCTGCTGGAACGGAGATGCCGTCCTCGAGCAgctttgcctctctccgccATGATCGCTCACTCAAGTCAAGCGCAACTACTCCGCCTACCAAACAGAACCAACCACAATGATTCCTGAAAACCGTGTAAGCGCTAACGCTACTCAACAACCATGTACACTGCAGCTTCGTTGTCAACTGCATGTCTggaacaagaggagaaaccCATCAATGAACTGTTGCAGGCAAGCGTTGCACAGAAATCGATAGTCAGGCGTTTTACAATTGTGGCAGCGCATTCGGCAGAAACACCAGCATGCGATTCGCTGTTCCCACTCCGGTTCCGGTGCTGCCGTATATTCTGCCACGGAAATGTGGTGAAGACTCGTAGAACTACTGATACCTTGGCAGCGTTGTCACTGCCAACCAGTTGGTCAGACCGTGGTATTCAAGAAGCCCACCAGTGCCCTGCTCTTTCGACGAGTCCCAGCCGACTCTGCGTCCGCTGGAACAGCCTCCAAAGGCTTGTTCGACGAttctccttgtctccatAAGAAACTCGGATGCCTGATTGCCATACCCGTGAAAAGCAGAGCCACCATAAGCACCGCAGCTCGAAGAAACTGAGTCTTCATTTGGCATTAAATGTAATCATGTACTGAAGACACTACTCATCTATATTACATCTGGAGATGGCAAGACAGAGTGTGCATAGCTCCAAGGACATGCATCTTCCATCTCTTCTAGCAGTCTGCGGATTCGTTCTGAAAAAAGGCTGACCAAACGGCCACCGTATCCGCTCCTAGACAGACATGCAAGTGCCCAGTCAGATATAACGATACAGCCACGCAGGTGAAGTACGAAGAAATCTCTGAGAGTCTGCCTCAGAAAAGCCCCTGAGGGTTGTGGGTGGTTCGGAAATAGTTTCGCCAAAAATCGACGCAGTCCACCATTTCCTGGCATTTTTTTAACTGAGTTACTTGGTACATTCTTGAACTGTGGGCTAGTTTCAGTGCCGAAGACATAGAACTATGCTCGACACACTGCCGGAATCGTGGTGTTCGACGTTTCTGCTGTTTCGGACACAGCCGCGATGCCTGTTCAGTTCCATATCTGGTTTTGCGGAGTAGTTTCATTCGAAAAAATTACCTGGATGTGCAGACCATCTGCTAAGCTGCAGATGCGCTGAGTAACTGTGGGCGTATCTGCTTTGCTGGAAGGCGCCCCCAATGGGCTGGTGCCACAGGCGGTACTGTCTTCTTTCGGTTGATAAACAAGATTCTCAAGTGGATGATCTTCTCGCTCGTGCCATATCTCCAATGTCGCGTcatttttctccacttccggCCGCTcagttttttccttttgtaGATGGCAGGGGGCGCCGCAGGAAAGGAGGTCGTGTGCTTGTGCCGTCGCTGCCACAGATGGTTGTACCTGAAACTGTTCTTCATTCTTTTCAGTCTCGATCATGGGTCTGTCGTGGTATGCTTTTTCTGAAAGAGCGAGTGAGCTTGTTGCCAATGCACGAGACTCGCATACAGCAACCACAGGCCCTCCGGCTTGTGCGTTATGCTTTGCCGTCATGAGATGGTCTTTGGCTGGCATGATCGCCGATTCTTCTCTTAGAAGTTGCCTCATTCCTTCCAGCTCCTCCGATTTTTGACTTCTGCGGCGGAGGAGTTGCTCAGAGGTTTGGTTCGACAAGTAGCAACTGATGGAACAGCCCTCTGTCACTCGAGAGTGTTCAGCGGTCACAAGCTCACTGTAGGAGGGTTTCCGCTGCACTGCAAAAGGAACATGTTTTCCGAACTCTTCATTCCAGAGCAGGACTCTCGGTTCACACGTAACGTCTGGCATATTATGAACAGGAAACTCAGATGAAGCAACGTGGTCCTTCAGAGGGGCGTTATTTGTCTTCTggtcttgtctctctgcgtccggAAGACTCACAGTCAACAGCTCATGCTCGGCGGATACCAAGCAAGCAGGTAAGAACTCGAGTGACACATCTTCGGCGGTGTGCACCTTGTCACCCCACCTTGGTAGTTGTGGTATGACTGCCTCTGCTGCCGCTCTAGACGCCGGATTTCCATTATTCGGTTTCATCGCGTCCTCGGCGGCTACACTGACGCACCCGGCTGCTCGATCGCCGTCAGGTGGAGCTGAATTAGATATGCTCTTACATGAATTGTTCCTGTGCGTCCGGAACTGACATTTCCTTTTCACCGACGATGCGCAGCCCCCCATTGTGACCAAAGCTTCCCCCCTACCAGTGCCTCGAAGGAATCACAGAATCCAACAGTTGCGTGGCGACAAAATAGTCTTGGCGCTCGAACAGTTGGTCTGCATCAGTCGACGCCGAAGCAGCCCCTCATAACACAAGCCTTTGCGTTACTGTGGAAGTTTACTTCTACGGAACTCACCAGGCTTATCGTGTTCGTACGCAAACGAAATGTAGAACGGTAGGCCGTGATGAATCACAATTTCGATTGGAAGAAAGTCAATTTTGCGTGGGGCAGATCTTGATTCTGTTTTACATTGATGAAGCAATTCATTCGAGAGGCTTTCAAAACGGAAAGTGTCTCACAGTTTCGAGTCTTGTCCCTTTTAAAGAATCCGGGAATCACTATAGTAATATCGCGCAGACCGAAAGCTGGCAAGGCGCCGTTTCGGAGAGGGTTTGCTTCTAAAGTCTTTTCCGCTTGTTGCGAAGTGTATGGCGAGTCTTCCGATTTTGAGAAACAGCCGACGGTGTGACTGCGGCAAAGGTAGTGGCATTTGTTGACATGGATCTGCAGGGATACCACATTCATAAGGTATTGCTCTCTTACTGAACTATAACGCGCTCTGTTATGTGTTCGCCTCTTAAGAGCACATCATGCAAATTCAATCGAACAGTCTATTTCTGTGTATTCACATGGACAGAGCTTTTTGCGTCCTGGGACACCTTCGGTACACGTTAGCATTCACCCATGTGATAGAACACGTGGAACGGAAATTATACGCAGAAGCCACCAATATATACAAGGGTTGCTCTAGTGCCTCACGAAGGTGATAGTCTTGCAAAAAACCCGGCGACTTATTACAGCAGTGGACAACGCCCACTCCTACTGCCGGTGCCATGTTTGAAAATTGAGGACAACAAAGTCGTCGCAAGGTTGCCCCACTTGCGGCCCCAGCCCAAGCCACTGCATGACCTTTAAAGCAGCGGCACAATTTTCGTTTACCAGTCGTTGCCCGGTGGCATTACCAGGCACTTTTAGGGTGCCTTCTACGCATTTCGATTTGGCAGGTTTGAGGCGACTGATCATTGATACAAACTCCACTCAGCAAGGAACCCCATGAAGAAAACCCGCTGCACCAAGCGAAGGGAAGACCCTGTAGCGTTGCGTGGCTACTCGCTCCCGCGATCAACTTCACCAGAGGCTGAGGTTGTCTATGCAGATGATGTGACCAAGCAGGATTAAATTGCTCCAGATGCTGGTGGATTCGTTTATCCAAGTGGATCGACGGTCACGAATAGTGTGCTTATTGCAGCACCGACATCAACCGTGACAGCGATCAATGCCCTTTGAAACAAGAGATGCTCTTACATGACAGTGAATGACTTCGAAAACAATAGAGGAGGACTGACTTCTTGATATCGCGCACTTTGAAGAGAGGCATTTACGCGGTTCCATGCGAGTACTGGAAGGACCACTCTTTTTTTTGCCGCCTCACCGTATTATACATTCAGTGACTCGTAGAGCTCGCGGTTTGCAAATTAGTGATATGGTCATTAGATTTCGGATGCAGTGATCGGCACTCTCCTAAATTTGCCTTGAA contains the following coding sequences:
- a CDS encoding hypothetical protein (encoded by transcript TGME49_309840), producing MGGCASSVKRKCQFRTHRNNSCKSISNSAPPDGDRAAGCVSVAAEDAMKPNNGNPASRAAAEAVIPQLPRWGDKVHTAEDVSLEFLPACLVSAEHELLTVSLPDAERQDQKTNNAPLKDHVASSEFPVHNMPDVTCEPRVLLWNEEFGKHVPFAVQRKPSYSELVTAEHSRVTEGCSISCYLSNQTSEQLLRRRSQKSEELEGMRQLLREESAIMPAKDHLMTAKHNAQAGGPVVAVCESRALATSSLALSEKAYHDRPMIETEKNEEQFQVQPSVAATAQAHDLLSCGAPCHLQKEKTERPEVEKNDATLEIWHEREDHPLENLVYQPKEDSTACGTSPLGAPSSKADTPTVTQRICSLADGLHIQVIFSNETTPQNQIWN
- a CDS encoding hypothetical protein (encoded by transcript TGME49_309830); translation: MNGTNMTDVGVVIYKSFRQMLFAVAHLQSREPVEGEEYPVTSHFEEVSIYPKGSDETLTVASETQATKVQFPTSNTSFSQSTGI